GGCGCGAGCACAGGCACGAGTATCAAGATCGCCGCCGTTGGTTCGATGATGGCGCCCACGATGAGAAGCAGGATGTTGAGCAAGAGGAGGAAGACGATCGGGTTCGTCGTGATTCCCAGGATCAGCTCTGCAGCCCGTTGCGGCGCTTGTTCCCGGGCGAGCACCCAGCCAAACAGCGACGCGGCCGCCACGATGATCAACACCGAACCGCTCGTCTCTAACGTCGTGCGCAGCACGTATTTGAGGTTCGCGCCGTTCATCCTCTGGTAGGCGGCCGCTAACAAAAACATATAGACGACGCCGATGCCGGCCGCCTCTGTTGGGGTGAAGATGCCTCCTAGAATGCCCCCGAGAACCACGACGCCGGCACCGAGGCCGGGCAGTGCACCGAGCATCGGCATCCAGCGTTGCTTGCCCCGAACGCGCTGCAGGCGCAGATCGTCACGCTTTCGCGTCATCACCCACACCATGATGCAGAGCGCCAACACGATGAGCAGTGCCGGGATGATGCCGGCCATGAACAGTGCACCGACGGAGAGTCCCGCGGTCACCGCGTAGATGATGGCGGGGATCGACGGCGGCAGGATCGGCGCGATAAGCGACGACGCACCCGTGATTCCCACGGAGAATTGTTGGCTGTACCCGCGCTTGACCATCGCCGGCACCTGCACGCGGCCGAGGGCCGCGGCGTCGCTGATGGCAGCACCACTCATCCACGCGAAGCCGAAGCTCGTCGCCACGTTGACGTAACCGAGGCTGCCGCGCACGTGTCCGATGAGAGCAGTCGCCGCGTTGAAGAGGCGGTCGGAGATTCCACTCACGTTCGCGATGTTGCCGAGCATGATGAACAGCGGCACCGCCAACAGGGGGAACGAGTTCAGCCCCGACAGCGTCTGCTGCGCAGCGACCTCGTAGGTCGCGCTCGGGTCTGCCGTGACGTAGATCAGACAGGGCACGAGCAGGGCAATCGCCACGGGCACGCGAAGTGCCAGCATCACGAGCAAGCCCAGGAGCATCCACACGATGGTCATCAGACGCCACCCTTTTCTGCGTCGATAGTGCCAGCGAACTGGCTGGGATAGCGCACTGCGAGCCAGAGGTTGCAGAGCGAGTGAAAGGCGAGAAGCCCGAACCCGACGACGGAGGATACATAGACGACCGGCAACGGAATACCCGTTCCGGGCGACGTGAGTCCCATCGTTGTTGCCATAAGTCCGAATGAGCCGAATACCATCGCGATCGACACCACGCTCACGATCACGGCCGCGAGCGCTTCGATGATGGCAACGACCTTGCCGGTCTTGCCACCGCCGTAGAGCTGAACCGTGATGTTACGGCGTCTGGCCGTGACGAACGCCGCGGCCACGAACACCAGCCAGATGAAGGTGAAGCGTGCTGCTTCTTCGCTCCAGCTGAAAGGCGACGAGAACACGTAGCGCGACACGACCTGCAGCACCACCAGGGTGAGCAAGCCCACCAGGAGCACCATGCCGAAAGCGAATTCTGCTCGGACAAGCAGTCGGTAGGCGAACGAGCGAGACTCGAGGTATCGCTCGTCGCCGGGTTCGAGCCGTGACATTAGCCTTCTCGGATTTCGAGGTACAAGTCGCCCCACTCGAAGCTGTTGGGAATCATCTCAAGCGCGCGCTGACGGAAGTGCTCGACATCGACGTCGTCATTGATCTGAATCGTTCCGGCCTCACGCCACTCCTCGACGAACGACGCTTCCTCGTCCTCGATGCACTCCCGAACCGCTGCAGAGGCATCGACCATCGCCTCTTGCAGTGCCGCGCGCTGCTCGTCACTCAGTGCCGAGAGCGAGGCATCGCTGCCGACGATCATCACGCCCTGAATCATGTGGCCCGTCAGGTTCAGGTAATCCTGCACCTCGTAGAAGCGCTGGCTCGCGATCGTCGGAATCGGGTTCTCCTGAGCGTCGATCGTGCCCTGCTGCAGGCCGAGGTAGGCCTCGGAGAGAGCCATCGGCGTGGCCGCGCCACCCATGATGTCTGCCATGGCGAGGTACAGGGGCGCGTCTGGCGTGCGGAACTTCTTGCCTGCCAGGTCGGCAGACGTCGAGACCGGCTCCTTCGAGGTCACGTGGCGTGTGCCGTAGTACCAGGTGCTCAGCACATCCAGGCCCGATTCCTCCTTGAGCGACGCGAAGATTTCATCGGCAACGGGGCCGTCGAGGGTCTCTACGAAGTGGTCGATGTCGCGGAACAGGTACGGGGCGTCGAACATTGCCACGTTCGGCTCCCACACTCCGAGGAACGACGGACCTGCGACCGCAAGTTCGAGGCTGCCGGTGACAACCTGCTCGAGGCTTTCGGCCTCACTACCGAGCTGAGCCGCGGGGAACGCGTTGATGAACACGCCCGACCCTTCGAGGGCACCGTTCAATGAAGGAACGCCGCACGTCTGGACGGGGTGGCTCGGGTCGTAGACGTGCGATAGACGCAGTTCGACTGCGTCCTCGGGCGCGGACGTAGTGGTCTGTTCGGGGGCCTCGTTGCCTACGCAGGCGCTGAGTCCGAGGGTCATGATCGTGGCAGCGGCGAGAGCCGTGCCAACACGCTGATGCTTCATCGTTGAAACTCCTTCTTCTTGGTTGGGCGGTTGGGAGGGGAAAACGTCTGCGTGGGCGACGCCGGTTCGAGCGGCGGCGCTCCGAGTTGTTCAGCGAGCTGGTTGATCGCCTCGATGGTGCTGTGGGCCAGCGGGATGTGTACAAGACGATCCGTGCGTGATTGCTCTTCGGGATCGCCCGGCGCGCGAACGTCGGGACCAGCCGCCCGGACCGTGTCGCGCAACTGCTGCACACGCGCTGCGGTCTGTTCGGCACCTGCGAAGGCCGCGGGGTCGACCGCGATCACCAGGTGGCCGACGTTCATGCGTGAGCCCGGATTCGACCAAATGTCCTCGGTCTCGAAGGCGAAGCGTGACCCGCCGAGCACGACCGACAACCCTTCGATCAGTACCGCCACGGCCGAACCCTTGTGCCCGCCAAACGCAGTCAACGCTCCGGCCATTGCTGCGGCCGGGTCGGTCGTCGGGTGGCCCGCTTCGTCGACCGCCCAGCCTTCGGGGATGCTGGTGCCTGCGTTTCGCGCTCCGATCACTTTGCCGTAGGCGCCGGTGCTGGTCGCGAGATCGGCCGTGAGCGGGGTTTGGGTGCCTGCCGGCAGGCTGATGGACAGTGGATTGGTTCCGAGCACCTTCCGTGTCGCGCCGAAAGGTGCGACCGTCGGGCCCGTCGACGACACACCGATGGCCAGCCAGCCCGACTCGGCAAGCCGCTGCGTCCAGTAGCCGCCCGCGCCGAAATGTGAGCTCGACTGCACGGCGACGGTCACCGAGGCTGACGTGCCGCGCTGCGACTCGATCCACCGCAGAGCCTCTTCCATGGCGACTTGCCCGAAGGCGCCGTCAGCGTCGAGCAGTCCGGCGCCGGTGTTTTCGGTCACCCAGCGCATCTGTGGGTCCCGGTTGATGCCGCCCGCTGACACGGCGGCTGCATACAGCGGCAGTCGCAGGAGGCCGTGCGAGGCGATCCCACTGCGATCAGCGAACAAGAGATTGTCGACGGTCGCACGGGCATGGTCGGTGTGTGCCCCGACGGCGCGGAGGATCTGCTCGGCGATCACCTTCGCATGAGCCAGCTCAATCATGGGTGTCGTGGTGTCGCTCATGTGATCGTCAGCCTCTGAATCGCGCTCATGACGAAACCTCCCGCTCGTGGCCAAGGACAGTGGCACGAACGTCTGCTAGCCGTGATTCGGCGAGTGGGCCGCCGAGCCCGCGACCGAAGCGACGTCGCGCTGAGAACAGGTGCGAGCGCATCGCGGACGTGGCTGCGGTTGCGTCGCCGCGGGCGATGGCGTCAGCAATCTGCTGGTGTTCTTCGATCGTGACCGATGCATCCATGTCTTCGGTGTACAGACGGAAGAGGTGCAGATGCGCGTGCGTGCGATTGAAGGCCTCTTCAAGGAATGGGTTGCCGACGGCCCGAAATACAGCACTGTGGAACACGGTGTCGTGCGAGAGGAGCGCGGCCCCGCCGGTTTGAGTGCCATGTTCTGCGACGAAGCGCTCCACCTCGGCTTGCAACCGCGGGCCTGGGTTGGACGCTCGATCGACTGACGCCGCACCTGCCGCCCAGGGCTCAAGCAGGAGCCGCACCTCAAAGAGATGGTCGAGATCGTTTTCGTCAAGCAGCGGAGTCGTCCAGTAGCCGCGCTTCTGCTTCACCACAACAAGCCGGTCGCCTTCGAGGCGCTGAAGCGCCTCGCGCACGGGCGTGTGGGAGACGCCGAGCTCGCGTGCGAGGGCGTCGATGTTGAGCTTGATGTCGGGCGCGATCAGGTTGGTCAGGATCATGTGGCGAATGCGTTCGTACACGGCGACCGACGTCGAGAGGTGGCCGGTCTGCTCAGGCTGTCGCATCGCTCGCCTCGCGTTCTAGTCGGGAGAGGTCAGCCCACAGACTGCGCACACCGTACGTCCACGGTGCGAGTTCCTCCGTGCGCCCGACGATGTTTCGGAGGCAGCCGAGCTGGTCGGCGCTGATCTCCACGAGATCCCCCAGATGGTGGGTGAAGCCGTGGCCAGGTGCTCCGCGGTCTTGCGTCGGTGCGAAGAGCGTGCCGGTGAACAGGGCGAAGCCGTCCGGATACTGGTGGTGAGTGCCCGCTGTCGCCTCGACCAATGCTTCGAATGATCGGCTGAGGGCCGTGACGCGGTTGACCCCCTCGAGGAGGTAGCCGTCGGACCCGCTCACGACGAGTCGGATCTCGAGGCGCCGAGCATCGTCGATGGTGAACGTCTCATCAAACAGACGGATCACCGGCCCCACGGCCGTCGAACGATTGTTGTCTTTTGCCATGCCCAGCAGTAGGGCGCTGCGGCCTTCGACGTCGCGCAGGTTCACGTCATTCCCGAGCGTCACGCCGATGATGTCGCCCGCCGAGGTGACGATGAGCACCAGCTCGGGCTCGGGATTGTTCCACGACGAGAAGGAGGGCACGCCGATCGCGGCCCCGCAGCCGACTGCAGAGAGCAGCGGCCCCTTCGTGAAGACTTCCGGGTGAGGGCCGATGCCGACCTCGAGATACTGCGACCACCATCCGCGCTCGAGTAGCTCCTCCTTCAAGGTGGCAGCTTCCGCGCTTCCGGGCTCGATCGTCGCGATGTCAATGCCGAGGGCCGCGTCGAGCTCGGCGCGCACCGAGGCTGCACGCGCCGCGTCACCCATGCACCGCTCTTCGATGACTCGTTCCAGCATCGACGCCACGAAGGTGACGCCGCACGCCTTGATCACGTGCAGGTCGATGGGCGCGAGCAGATTGGGGCCGGTGTCGTCGCCTTCCCAGCGCAGATCGTTCACACTCCAGAGCGGCTCCGCAGCGCGCGCTCGTGCGATGGCAGCTGCGAGGTCTGCCCGCTCGAGAAGTGCTGACACTGTCGTCGCTTCGGCAAGGAGGTCGTACACCGCACCGTCAGCGAAGAGGACGGGAATCGGCGCGCGGCGTTGCGGATCCCACACTCGACCGATGAACGTGCCGCTTCCGGTGGGGAGCGCATCGGCTACAGCGTGCGCCGCCATCTGGGTGTCTCGCACGTCGGTCTGTCCAGTACCGGACATCGTTGTCCAATCTCATTTCCTACATGAATTATAAAAAGCCTATAGGTTTTGCGTTCGCTCACTCAACCACAAGACGTCGTCCCGCGCAAGGACCCTTGCGCGTTCCCGAAGCGCCCGCATCCCGGCGTGGCCTGCGATCAGGCCCCACTGGGACGGGCGGGAATAAATATATGATTCGGCCAAATCAAGTTGTATAGTTGGGCTCGTAGTGGTTCCCAGCGTCGGGAGTCCCCCTCGAGAAACGGCAAACGATGACTCAGACAGTTCCCGCCACCACTCTTCTCGAATGGGCCACGGACATTGTGGCCCGGTGGGGCTACCGCCACGACGACGCGCGCTACATCGCCGAGACTCTCGTGGATGCGAACCTACGTGGCGTCGACTCGCATGGAATCATGCGGCTTCCGGCGTACTACGAGCGCGTTCGGCACGGCCTGACGGAGCCCGCAGCAACCGCGGTAACCACGATTCGCGGGGCCACCGCACAGGTCAACGCAGACCGGGTAGCGGGCCAGCTGGCGGCTCGAGAGGCGGTGCGCACGGCAACGACCATCGCGAACGAACTCGGGGTCGCCGCGGTGACCGTGTCGGGGAGTTCGCACTTCGGGGCCGCCGGCTTCTACGCGCGCGAACTCGCCGAGAACGGCCTGTTCAGCATGGTGATGTCGAATTCCGAGCCGATCGTCGTGCCCTTTGGCGGTCGCACCTCACTGCTCGGCACGAACCCCCTCGCCCTCGCGGCGCCCACCGAAGACGGCGTCGTCGCCGTCGACATGGCAACCAGCCAGGCGGCGATGGGCAAGGTGTACGGCGCGCGCCTGTCCAACACGCCGATTCCCGCCGACTGGGGCGTCGATAGCACCGGGCGCCCGACCACCGATCCGCACGCGGTAACCGCACTATTGCCGGCGGGCGGCCCGAAGGGATACGCGCTCGGCTTCTTCGTCGAGATGCTGTCGGCCGTGCTGTCGGGTGCGGCCATCACCCACGACGTCGGTGACATGTATAAAGACTTCAGCAAGACCCAGAACGTCGGGCACTTCTTTCTCGCCATCTCTGTCGAGAACTTCATGTCGCGCGCCGATTTTGAACGGCGTGCCCAGACGCTCATCACCCTGGCGCACGGCACCGAGCCGGTCGACCCCTCGCGCCCGGTGCTCGTGCCGGGTGAGCCAGAACAGTTGACGTCACGGGCGCGCCTTGAGGCTGGCGTGCCCCTCAGCGACGGAGTCGTTGAGGAGCTCGCCACGCTCAGCGACGCACTCGGCGTGCCGTGGCCCGGGGGCGTGGCGGCCGCAGCAGCCAGCACGCCGTAGGCGCGTCGATTCCGATTCTGGCGCCACCGGCGATACCGGCGCGATCGGATGCGGTGCCGGCGCTAGTGCGAGTGCCGCGGCGTCGCGTCCCCGCTCGACCCGATCAGGAAGTCGAGATCGGCACCCTGGTCAGCGCCCGTGACGTGCTCGACGTAGAGCCGTGACCAGCCGCGAGTCGTCGGTGCGACCTGCGGAACGTAGGCGGCGAGCCGAGCCTGCAGCTCTTCGTCACTGATGTCGACGCGCACGCGTCGCGCGGCGACGTCGAGCTCGATCATGTCGCCCGTCTGCACCACGCCAATGGGCCCGCCAACGGCGGACTCGGGGGCGACGTGCAAAACGCAGGTTCCGAAGCCGGTTCCGCTCATGCGGGCATCAGAGATGCGCACCATGTCGGTCACGCCCTGCTGCAGAAGCTTCTTCGGCAGGGGCATGTTGCCGATCTCGGGGAAGCCGGGGTAGCCCTTGGGCCCCCCGCCGCGCACCACCAGGACGGTGTCGGGGGTGACATCGAGATCGTCGTTGTCGGCGACCGCCATATATTCCTCGTTCGAGTCGAAGACCAGCGCGGGGCCCCGGTGATGCAACAACTCAGGGCTCGCTGCCGAGACCTTGAGCACGGCGCCCTTCGGCGCGAGGTTGCCGTACAACACCACGGTGCTGTTGCCGGCCGCCTGAACGGGGTTATCGAGGGGCCGAATGATGTCGGGGTTGTCGTTGCGCGCACCCGCAATGTTCTCGCCGACGGTCTGGCCGCTCACGGTCATCGCATCGAGGTTGAGCAGGGGCGCCATCGACGCCATCAGGGCCGGAACACCCCCGGCGTAGTAGAACTCCTCCATCAGATAGCTACCCGACGGCATGAGGTCAACGAGCAGCGGCACCGAAAAGCCCCCGCGGTGGAAGTCTTCGAGGTTCAGATCGATGCCCACGCGGCCGGCGAGCGCCAGCAGGTGAACGATGGCGTTGGTGGAGCCGCCGAGCGCCGCGTTGACCCGGATTCCGTTCAGGAAGGCGTCTCGGGTCAGCACATCGCTCATGCGCAGGCCGTCGTGCACCATGTCGACGATGCGGCGCCCGGCCAGCTGCGACTGCGCGAAGCGGCGAGAGTCAACCGCGGGGATGGCCGCCATGCCCGGCAATTGCAGGCCGACCGCCTCCATGATGGAGGCCATGGTCGAGGCGGTTCCCATCGTCATGCAGTGCCCGGCGCTGCGCGCCATGCAGCCCTCGGCCTCGAACAGCTCTTCCGTGCTGAGGCGGCCCGCGCGGTGCTCCTCGGTCAGCCTCCAGACGTCGGTGCCCGAGCCGATATCGCGCCCCCGAAACTTGCCGTTCAGCATGGGCCCGCCAGTGATCAGCAGCGTGGGCAGGTTCACACTCGCCGCACCCATCGCCAGCCCCGGGGTGGTCTTGTCGCACCCGCCGAGCAGCACGACCCCATCGAGGGGGTTCGAGCGGATCAGCTCTTCGGCCTCCATCGCCAAGAGGTTGCGGTAGAGGGAGGTCGTGGGGCGCATGAGCGGCTCACCGAGGCTCATCACCGGGAATTCGAGTGGCCACCCGCCGCTCTCCCACACCCCGCGCTTGACCGACTCTGCGACCTGGCGAAGATGCGCGTTGCACGGGGTCAGCTCTGACCACGTGCTCGCGATACCGATGACGGGTCGGCCATCGAAAAGGTCTGGCGCAAAACCCTGGTTGCGCATCCACGACCGGTGAATGAAGCCGTTGCGACCTGTTCCGCCAAACCAATCTTGGCTGCGTCGCCGTCCGGGATCGGAACTCATGCAAAACTCCCTACGATTTCCCACAATCCTATATGATCTTGGCTAGCGCAGGAGATACCTGGTGACGCACATGCCCATAGGAGAGACCCGGAATGCGAATCGGACGATTGGGAAGTGCCGGCACTGAGATTCCCGTAGTTTTCACGAGCAGTGACCGTGCGGTCGACGTCTCATCGATCATCCCCGACTGGTCGCGAGAGTCGCTGGCCAGCGGCGCGCTCGCCCAGGTGGGCGCGGCAGACCTGTCGCAGCTTCCCGACCTGCAGGTCTCTGACCACCGCATCGCCGCACCCCTCGCCCGGCCCGGCAAAATCGTGTGCATCGGGCTGAACTACCGACAGCACGCGAAAGAGACCGGAGCGACCGTTCCGACCGAGCCCGTGATCTTC
The sequence above is a segment of the Microcella alkaliphila genome. Coding sequences within it:
- a CDS encoding TRAP transporter large permease → MTIVWMLLGLLVMLALRVPVAIALLVPCLIYVTADPSATYEVAAQQTLSGLNSFPLLAVPLFIMLGNIANVSGISDRLFNAATALIGHVRGSLGYVNVATSFGFAWMSGAAISDAAALGRVQVPAMVKRGYSQQFSVGITGASSLIAPILPPSIPAIIYAVTAGLSVGALFMAGIIPALLIVLALCIMVWVMTRKRDDLRLQRVRGKQRWMPMLGALPGLGAGVVVLGGILGGIFTPTEAAGIGVVYMFLLAAAYQRMNGANLKYVLRTTLETSGSVLIIVAAASLFGWVLAREQAPQRAAELILGITTNPIVFLLLLNILLLIVGAIIEPTAAILILVPVLAPVATQYGLDPLHVGAIVIFNLMIGLLTPPVGLVLFVLSSVTDIPVSKVIKGVMPFFIPMVLVLLLITFFPFFTTWLPGLLGP
- a CDS encoding TRAP transporter small permease, with protein sequence MVLLVGLLTLVVLQVVSRYVFSSPFSWSEEAARFTFIWLVFVAAAFVTARRRNITVQLYGGGKTGKVVAIIEALAAVIVSVVSIAMVFGSFGLMATTMGLTSPGTGIPLPVVYVSSVVGFGLLAFHSLCNLWLAVRYPSQFAGTIDAEKGGV
- a CDS encoding DctP family TRAP transporter solute-binding subunit → MKHQRVGTALAAATIMTLGLSACVGNEAPEQTTTSAPEDAVELRLSHVYDPSHPVQTCGVPSLNGALEGSGVFINAFPAAQLGSEAESLEQVVTGSLELAVAGPSFLGVWEPNVAMFDAPYLFRDIDHFVETLDGPVADEIFASLKEESGLDVLSTWYYGTRHVTSKEPVSTSADLAGKKFRTPDAPLYLAMADIMGGAATPMALSEAYLGLQQGTIDAQENPIPTIASQRFYEVQDYLNLTGHMIQGVMIVGSDASLSALSDEQRAALQEAMVDASAAVRECIEDEEASFVEEWREAGTIQINDDVDVEHFRQRALEMIPNSFEWGDLYLEIREG
- a CDS encoding Ldh family oxidoreductase — protein: MSDTTTPMIELAHAKVIAEQILRAVGAHTDHARATVDNLLFADRSGIASHGLLRLPLYAAAVSAGGINRDPQMRWVTENTGAGLLDADGAFGQVAMEEALRWIESQRGTSASVTVAVQSSSHFGAGGYWTQRLAESGWLAIGVSSTGPTVAPFGATRKVLGTNPLSISLPAGTQTPLTADLATSTGAYGKVIGARNAGTSIPEGWAVDEAGHPTTDPAAAMAGALTAFGGHKGSAVAVLIEGLSVVLGGSRFAFETEDIWSNPGSRMNVGHLVIAVDPAAFAGAEQTAARVQQLRDTVRAAGPDVRAPGDPEEQSRTDRLVHIPLAHSTIEAINQLAEQLGAPPLEPASPTQTFSPPNRPTKKKEFQR
- a CDS encoding GntR family transcriptional regulator; translated protein: MRQPEQTGHLSTSVAVYERIRHMILTNLIAPDIKLNIDALARELGVSHTPVREALQRLEGDRLVVVKQKRGYWTTPLLDENDLDHLFEVRLLLEPWAAGAASVDRASNPGPRLQAEVERFVAEHGTQTGGAALLSHDTVFHSAVFRAVGNPFLEEAFNRTHAHLHLFRLYTEDMDASVTIEEHQQIADAIARGDATAATSAMRSHLFSARRRFGRGLGGPLAESRLADVRATVLGHEREVSS
- a CDS encoding fumarylacetoacetate hydrolase family protein, translating into MSGTGQTDVRDTQMAAHAVADALPTGSGTFIGRVWDPQRRAPIPVLFADGAVYDLLAEATTVSALLERADLAAAIARARAAEPLWSVNDLRWEGDDTGPNLLAPIDLHVIKACGVTFVASMLERVIEERCMGDAARAASVRAELDAALGIDIATIEPGSAEAATLKEELLERGWWSQYLEVGIGPHPEVFTKGPLLSAVGCGAAIGVPSFSSWNNPEPELVLIVTSAGDIIGVTLGNDVNLRDVEGRSALLLGMAKDNNRSTAVGPVIRLFDETFTIDDARRLEIRLVVSGSDGYLLEGVNRVTALSRSFEALVEATAGTHHQYPDGFALFTGTLFAPTQDRGAPGHGFTHHLGDLVEISADQLGCLRNIVGRTEELAPWTYGVRSLWADLSRLEREASDATA
- a CDS encoding Ldh family oxidoreductase; its protein translation is MTQTVPATTLLEWATDIVARWGYRHDDARYIAETLVDANLRGVDSHGIMRLPAYYERVRHGLTEPAATAVTTIRGATAQVNADRVAGQLAAREAVRTATTIANELGVAAVTVSGSSHFGAAGFYARELAENGLFSMVMSNSEPIVVPFGGRTSLLGTNPLALAAPTEDGVVAVDMATSQAAMGKVYGARLSNTPIPADWGVDSTGRPTTDPHAVTALLPAGGPKGYALGFFVEMLSAVLSGAAITHDVGDMYKDFSKTQNVGHFFLAISVENFMSRADFERRAQTLITLAHGTEPVDPSRPVLVPGEPEQLTSRARLEAGVPLSDGVVEELATLSDALGVPWPGGVAAAAASTP
- a CDS encoding IlvD/Edd family dehydratase, coding for MSSDPGRRRSQDWFGGTGRNGFIHRSWMRNQGFAPDLFDGRPVIGIASTWSELTPCNAHLRQVAESVKRGVWESGGWPLEFPVMSLGEPLMRPTTSLYRNLLAMEAEELIRSNPLDGVVLLGGCDKTTPGLAMGAASVNLPTLLITGGPMLNGKFRGRDIGSGTDVWRLTEEHRAGRLSTEELFEAEGCMARSAGHCMTMGTASTMASIMEAVGLQLPGMAAIPAVDSRRFAQSQLAGRRIVDMVHDGLRMSDVLTRDAFLNGIRVNAALGGSTNAIVHLLALAGRVGIDLNLEDFHRGGFSVPLLVDLMPSGSYLMEEFYYAGGVPALMASMAPLLNLDAMTVSGQTVGENIAGARNDNPDIIRPLDNPVQAAGNSTVVLYGNLAPKGAVLKVSAASPELLHHRGPALVFDSNEEYMAVADNDDLDVTPDTVLVVRGGGPKGYPGFPEIGNMPLPKKLLQQGVTDMVRISDARMSGTGFGTCVLHVAPESAVGGPIGVVQTGDMIELDVAARRVRVDISDEELQARLAAYVPQVAPTTRGWSRLYVEHVTGADQGADLDFLIGSSGDATPRHSH